Below is a genomic region from Candidatus Cybelea sp..
CTCGGACACATTCGTCGGGCCACATCCGTGTGGCCCTCCTATCGACTGCCTCGCGCCTTCCGCATCCTGCTCCGGCGCTCGGTCAGACGGTCCTCGTCCGACATGAGCGGCATCCGTCACAGTCGGCGCTTGAATCACTAACGGCGGCCCTGACGATTTCTCCAAAGGCTCCTCTGCCGGCGCAAGACTTCGATCGGATAAAACATCGAAGGGTTCGTGGGAGGCGGTAGAGGTTATGAGTTTGGCGGCGAGTTTGCCGCTGCGGACGGCGGATTCCATCGTGTCGGGCCAGCCGGTATCCGTCCAGGCGCCCGCGATTGCGAGGCGCGGGTGCGACGTCTTTTGTTTGGTGCGCGCTCGGTGGATCTTCGGAAGCCAGGTGGCTTCGGGGTTGCGCGTGACGGCGCTGCGGACGAGTTTGGCATCTTTGAGTTCGGGGAGAAAGGCCTGCGTCTCGCTCCACGCGAGCGCTTCGAGTTCACCGGTCGGTTTCTTGACGTACTCTTCGGCGGAGCTGAAGCTGCAGCACAAGTAGCCCGGCTTCTTTTCGAAGATCCACTGCAGCGGCGATTCGAGCGCCGCCGCAAAGTCGATGCCGATGCTTTCGCCGTCGTGCCAGAGGTGTACGTCGATGATCGGATAGGGATCGTAGGCGTCGAGGTTGGCGACCTCGTAACGCGCCGCGTCGCCGAGCATCCGCTCCACTTGCCGCGGCGGCACCGCCAAGACGACGGCGTCGAAATCCAACGCTTCCTCCGGTGTGCGCAGCGTGACGGAATCGTCCTTCGGCTCGATCGAGAGCACCGATGTCGAAAGATGGACCGCATCGAGCGATTGCGCGGCGGCGGCGGCGAGATGCGCGAGCGGCACCTCCGAGAAACCGAAGCGCGCGGCGGCGGGATCCTTCAAGAACGCGGTGCGCAACACGAACATCGCGTCGGCGGCGCCGACGCGATCGAATGGTGCGTTGAGTGCGGGGATGAAGAACGGATCCCAGAACGCCCGCCGTTCGCCCGCCCCTTGATGGTTGCGCTCCAGCCACGCCTCGAACGTCTCGTCGCGATCGCGCTGCGTCATCGCCGCGAGCAGCGCGCGCCCGATGCTCGCCTTCTCGCGCAGCGTGAGATGCGTGTAGCCGGCAAACGACGGC
It encodes:
- the hpnE gene encoding hydroxysqualene dehydroxylase HpnE; the protein is MAIERVAVVGAGLAGLAAALDLKDAGLAVELFERSRLLGGRATSFEIDGIEVDNGQHVFLACCDDFIEFAARVGMEGELHLQERFEATILSRDGRVGHLVTGALPAPLHLLPSFAGYTHLTLREKASIGRALLAAMTQRDRDETFEAWLERNHQGAGERRAFWDPFFIPALNAPFDRVGAADAMFVLRTAFLKDPAAARFGFSEVPLAHLAAAAAQSLDAVHLSTSVLSIEPKDDSVTLRTPEEALDFDAVVLAVPPRQVERMLGDAARYEVANLDAYDPYPIIDVHLWHDGESIGIDFAAALESPLQWIFEKKPGYLCCSFSSAEEYVKKPTGELEALAWSETQAFLPELKDAKLVRSAVTRNPEATWLPKIHRARTKQKTSHPRLAIAGAWTDTGWPDTMESAVRSGKLAAKLITSTASHEPFDVLSDRSLAPAEEPLEKSSGPPLVIQAPTVTDAAHVGRGPSDRAPEQDAEGARQSIGGPHGCGPTNVSE